Within the Candidatus Reidiella endopervernicosa genome, the region TGATGCGATTCTTCGCAGTATTAATATCGTCTTCGACGCCGATCGGGCGCTGCTATTCGATTTTGATCACAACACCCGTCGCCTGCGTGGCCGCTCTTCAAGAAATGGTGTACAGCGTATCGAAGAGCTTGAGTTGCCTGTCGAGGCAGGCCGTGGAGTCGCTATTTTGCGAAAGTTTGTTTTGGGCATCCAGCCCAAGCAAACAGCAAAACTTAACGCGACCGTTTATGCCTTCGGCGCCCCGACGTCCTGCGTACGTTGCGTAATCACCTCTTCGCGGCTCTACACAACTCCCTCAGTGACTCTACGCCGACATAAGCCGCTGCTGCATCTTCTTCGTCGTCGCTCGCGCTCTCAACTACGAATATGCAGACGGCGTCGACTATCGGGGACTAACCGCCCTCACTTCGCTCTCCATGGCGGTCAGCGTAGGAGCCAGCTGATTCAGGCGCTACTGACCCGTTCAGTGATTGAGAGCGGTGCAGATACCGATGCCAATGTGCTTGATCGTCAGATCGTACGCATGCTGGGCCGACCGGCTGCGCTATTTGTGCCACTGATTGCTACCGATGAGACCATTGGTGTGTTGGTCATCGGCGTGACACCTGTTCAGGCCGAACGTCTAAACAGAAGCCAGTCGCTACTGATCGACTTCGCCCGTGACTTCTCCGCCCATTGGCATGCCCTGCGACAACGTCGGCGCAGTAAAGAGACCTTCGAGGAGGAGCATGCCGCCCGCTATAATCTCCATGCCCGCAAGGTGGTACACGAGGCGAACAATCCGCTGGCGATTATGCGCAACTACCTGGCGCTGCTCGGCACCAAACTCGATCCTGTGGCCGATGCTCAGGAGGAGTTGAAAATCATCCGTGAGGAGATCGATCGAGTCGCTGGAATTATTGCCACTCTTCCCGATGTCAGTGGTGCTCAGGAGCAGGAGAGTGGTGCGGTTGAGGTGAACACGGTGGTGAAAAATCTGCTGCGCCTGATCGAGAACGGCATGCTGACCAACCGCTCGATTGAACTGGTGACAGAGCTTGATGAGGCGATACCGCCGCTGCTGACCAGTATCAATGCGCTCAAACAGATTCTGCTCAACCTGAGTAAAAATGCGATTGAGGCGATGGGTAGCACCGGTCGTCTGATGATTACCAGTCGTGACTATGTCTACTTCGACGATAAGGCCTTTGTTGAGTTGAAGGTGATCGACAGTGGCAGTGGCCTGCCTCCGCATGTGTTGGCCAATCTGTTCCAGCCGGTTGATAGCACCAAGGGTGGGGGGCATGCAGGGTTGGGGCTCTCTATTGTGAAAAACCTTGTTGATGAGCTGGGTGGCAAGATCAGCTGTCGCAGTGGACAGGGTGGTACCGAATTTCAGATTCTTCTACCAAGGGAGTTGGAGTGTTAGATCGGGCGGAGTCCCAAACCTATTAGCGTAGTAAGCCGGGAGTGCAAGATGGTTGCCTCAAATACAATTAAGAGCGATAGCGCCAGAATTCTGGTCGTCGATGACAATGAACGGATGCGCAAGAGCCTCGCCGCACTACTGGAGGCACATGGCTATGAAGTAGAACTTGCCGACGGCGGTGTGCAGGCACAGGAGTGGCTGGAGCGACAGCACTTCGATGTTGCGATGCTCGATCTGATGATGCCCGATCTGGACGGTTTTGGCGTGATGCGCCGACTGCGAGAGCGCGATATCGACACCTCGGTGATCGTCGTTAGTGGTGACAGCTCGGTCGATGTGGCGATTGAGGTGCTGCGTGCCGGCGCCTACGACTTTGTGCGTAAACCCTATGCACCTGAGGTGCTGCTGCATGCGGTTGAGAATGCGCTTGAGCAGCGTCGTCTTGGGCAGGAGCGGGA harbors:
- a CDS encoding HDOD domain-containing protein, which gives rise to MTTNPNKALEEIQVSRLPSPPVVLQKLIEAFAGDEASFDELASLIERDAALCAKVVAVANSPFYYRSGNFNSLKRALITLGMKTVKSISVTASVYQYFYGIKAIPPHQLNRLWQHALTTAVVARSLAKVSGYAEPDEAYMAGLFHDLGKMVLALSHSAEYREIADQAQGGRDLIVLEQQRLDISHDQVGAHVLESWGLPTFIVDAVRYHHEPVSTLQDAHHLVKITWLANIAAQHNYQSGSEETAGAANLFGFTVDMFDELRSSALIEVNNTLTALGIELSPEATDDGAAAVQSPLAEQVMGEALRNTVNEQFRDGADEGEVVDAILRSINIVFDADRALLFDFDHNTRRLRGRSSRNGVQRIEELELPVEAGRGVAILRKFVLGIQPKQTAKLNATVYAFGAPTSCVRCVITSSRLYTTPSVTLRRHKPLLHLLRRRSRSQLRICRRRRLSGTNRPHFALHGGQRRSQLIQALLTRSVIESGADTDANVLDRQIVRMLGRPAALFVPLIATDETIGVLVIGVTPVQAERLNRSQSLLIDFARDFSAHWHALRQRRRSKETFEEEHAARYNLHARKVVHEANNPLAIMRNYLALLGTKLDPVADAQEELKIIREEIDRVAGIIATLPDVSGAQEQESGAVEVNTVVKNLLRLIENGMLTNRSIELVTELDEAIPPLLTSINALKQILLNLSKNAIEAMGSTGRLMITSRDYVYFDDKAFVELKVIDSGSGLPPHVLANLFQPVDSTKGGGHAGLGLSIVKNLVDELGGKISCRSGQGGTEFQILLPRELEC